One genomic segment of Myxococcus xanthus includes these proteins:
- a CDS encoding DUF3175 domain-containing protein, translating to MPTPPSQRAPRPARHQREPGEGQQERRWSRDVTERSNALDLEEGVFTRGPKDMARSLKRSAEQSSRRKASPFQSAMSMLTFFENRAGRGLTPERRQALEQAKDELRRLYGRPTKGTPPA from the coding sequence ATGCCCACTCCGCCGTCTCAGCGAGCCCCGAGGCCCGCGCGTCACCAGCGCGAGCCGGGTGAAGGCCAGCAGGAACGCCGATGGTCCCGCGACGTGACGGAGCGAAGCAACGCGCTCGACCTCGAAGAGGGAGTCTTCACGCGGGGCCCGAAAGACATGGCCCGCTCACTGAAACGCTCGGCGGAACAAAGCAGCCGACGGAAGGCTTCACCTTTCCAGTCCGCCATGTCGATGCTCACGTTCTTCGAAAACCGAGCGGGCCGCGGCCTGACGCCGGAAAGGCGGCAGGCCCTCGAGCAAGCCAAGGATGAGCTTCGGAGACTCTACGGCCGGCCGACGAAGGGCACACCACCCGCCTGA
- a CDS encoding RNA polymerase sigma factor encodes MCEAGAMSPEVLALLLQNRQRFLAFLTPHVGSVEAAEEVLQAALLKSVERGSTLREEERAVAWFYRLLRNALIDRYRHEQRQGRALRAFAEESPLSTEDAAELERTVCACVSTLTTTLKPEYSDALQRVDLDGQTLAEFAEAAGITHTNAKVRLHRARQALGRRLEQACGTTCCRKGCVDCPCEEAGGL; translated from the coding sequence ATGTGCGAGGCTGGGGCCATGTCCCCGGAGGTCCTCGCGCTCCTGCTCCAGAACCGCCAGCGCTTCCTCGCCTTCCTGACCCCACACGTCGGGAGCGTCGAGGCGGCGGAGGAGGTGCTCCAGGCCGCGCTGCTCAAGAGCGTGGAACGCGGGAGCACCCTGCGTGAGGAGGAGCGGGCGGTGGCCTGGTTCTACCGCCTGCTTCGCAACGCGCTCATCGACCGCTACCGGCACGAGCAGCGCCAGGGGCGCGCCCTGCGGGCCTTCGCCGAGGAGAGCCCCCTGTCCACCGAGGACGCGGCGGAACTGGAGCGGACCGTCTGCGCCTGTGTCTCCACGCTCACCACCACCCTGAAGCCGGAGTACTCCGACGCGCTCCAGCGGGTGGACCTGGACGGGCAGACCCTGGCGGAGTTCGCGGAGGCAGCCGGCATCACCCACACCAACGCGAAGGTGCGCCTCCACCGGGCCCGGCAGGCGCTGGGCCGGAGGCTGGAGCAGGCGTGCGGAACCACTTGCTGCCGCAAGGGCTGCGTGGACTGCCCCTGCGAGGAGGCGGGCGGACTGTAA
- a CDS encoding cation diffusion facilitator family transporter, whose protein sequence is MLGIGLNLAFVGVEATYGILSGSLALLADAGHNLSDVLGLVLAWGASVLGRRKATERHTYGFRSATILAALLNALLLLVAVGGMGWEAVRRLGQPATVSSFTIMSVAGMGIVVNAATALLFWKGRERDLNIRGAFLHLAADAAVSLGVVLAGLLIYYTGWAWLDPVVTLVIAGLIFVGTWGLLKDSVNLALQAVPGHIDVRQVRERLVQTPGVSEVHDLHVWAMSTTEAALTAHLVMREPRLDDAFLDDVKRRLHDEFGIEHITLQVEEGALTGCCQLAFEPA, encoded by the coding sequence ATGCTCGGCATCGGTCTCAACCTGGCCTTCGTCGGCGTCGAAGCCACGTATGGCATCCTGTCCGGCTCGCTCGCCCTGCTGGCGGATGCGGGGCACAACCTGAGTGACGTGCTGGGGCTCGTCCTCGCCTGGGGGGCCAGCGTCCTGGGCCGGCGCAAGGCGACGGAGCGCCATACCTACGGCTTCCGGAGCGCCACCATCCTGGCCGCGCTGCTCAACGCCCTGTTGCTGCTGGTCGCGGTGGGGGGCATGGGCTGGGAGGCGGTGCGGCGGCTGGGGCAGCCCGCCACCGTGTCCAGCTTCACCATCATGTCGGTGGCGGGCATGGGCATCGTTGTCAACGCGGCCACGGCGCTGCTCTTCTGGAAGGGCCGCGAGCGCGACCTCAACATCCGAGGCGCCTTCCTCCACCTGGCCGCTGACGCGGCCGTGTCGCTGGGCGTCGTCCTGGCGGGTCTCCTCATCTACTACACGGGTTGGGCGTGGCTGGACCCGGTGGTGACGCTGGTCATCGCGGGCCTCATCTTCGTGGGGACGTGGGGGCTGCTCAAGGACTCCGTCAACCTCGCGCTCCAGGCGGTGCCGGGACACATCGACGTGCGTCAGGTGCGCGAGCGGCTCGTTCAGACTCCAGGGGTGTCCGAGGTCCATGACCTGCACGTCTGGGCCATGAGCACCACCGAGGCCGCGCTCACCGCGCACCTCGTCATGCGGGAGCCGCGGCTGGACGACGCCTTCCTCGACGACGTGAAGCGGCGGCTCCATGACGAGTTCGGCATCGAGCACATCACGCTCCAGGTGGAGGAGGGAGCGCTCACGGGTTGCTGCCAGCTCGCGTTCGAGCCTGCCTGA
- a CDS encoding galactose oxidase-like domain-containing protein has translation MGQWTPVQKWPYSAVHTHVLPTGKVMFFSEFGDGDTPTLWDPQTNVLTTLPKAGFNIFCAGHAFMPDGRLLVAGGHITNDSGLPYAAIFDPFKLTWTRLPNMNAGRWYPTVTTLPNGDMLVIGGAKEDTTKNLIPQVWQTSKNSWRNLTGASLELMYYPWMFVTSTGKTLMAGYWKPARYLDTNGTGAWTSGPRTNYARSRNAGSAVMYDDGKVLITGGDNPPTNNVEVLDLNAAKPAWRTVRPMRYVRRQHNSTVLPDGTVLVTGGHSGPGTDNPNFPRLETELWNPVTEQWSVLAPASAYRGYHSTTVLLPDGRVLSAGSRYVKTMQVFSPPYLFNGPRPTITSAPASIAYGETFRVNTPEAASITMASWVRLGSVTHAFDENQRFMKLRFTASGGGLNVVAPPNPNVAPPGHYMLFLLNAKKVPSVAKIIRIGGGGTTPPPTDPPPNPGFTAVAFGSEWKYDDRNVDPGSAWTSSGFSDASWKKGPAQLGYGETDEATVLKKTTPAQPTVYFRRKFTVHGMVEQATLQVIHDDGVAVFLNGTQVFSKYVGSTAHSAYASGTASDNTLSQTTVSGARFVMGENTLAVMVKQANATSSDLSFDLELKVTTDGMQHDALFMESPNGGETLRPGNVQMLQWMTHGAGVDNVRVEFSPDDGANWTLVDQGVPNIDFYEWTVPNTVTSKGVLRISDASRPDIDDRTDLPFTISRTPQFQAIAFGEYWKFDDSNVNPDMQWTSVNFDDDAWRSGPAKLGYGDGDEHTVLNKTTPLQPSVYFRKKLTLGEAIRTAKLRVLHDDGVAIWVNGKLVYSRYADNGLGHGTFASRVLKDAVISTARFDGSAFVVGENIIAVMVKQANAESSDVAFDLELNLEAK, from the coding sequence GTGGGACAATGGACCCCCGTCCAGAAGTGGCCGTACTCCGCGGTCCACACCCACGTGCTCCCCACCGGGAAAGTGATGTTCTTCTCCGAGTTCGGGGACGGCGACACCCCCACGCTCTGGGACCCGCAGACCAACGTCCTCACCACGCTGCCCAAGGCGGGCTTCAACATCTTCTGCGCGGGCCATGCCTTCATGCCGGATGGCCGGCTGCTCGTGGCCGGTGGCCACATCACGAATGACTCTGGCCTGCCCTACGCCGCCATCTTCGACCCCTTCAAGCTCACCTGGACGCGGCTGCCGAACATGAACGCCGGCCGCTGGTACCCCACCGTCACCACGCTCCCCAATGGGGACATGCTGGTGATTGGCGGCGCCAAGGAAGACACGACCAAGAACCTGATTCCCCAAGTCTGGCAGACGTCGAAGAACTCCTGGCGCAACCTGACGGGTGCGAGCTTGGAGCTCATGTACTACCCGTGGATGTTCGTGACGAGCACGGGAAAGACGCTCATGGCGGGGTACTGGAAGCCCGCGCGGTACCTCGACACGAATGGCACCGGCGCCTGGACCTCCGGGCCTCGCACCAACTACGCCCGCAGCCGCAACGCGGGCAGCGCGGTGATGTATGACGACGGCAAGGTGCTGATCACCGGTGGCGACAATCCCCCCACCAACAACGTGGAGGTTCTCGACCTCAACGCCGCGAAGCCCGCCTGGCGCACCGTGCGGCCCATGCGCTACGTGCGCCGCCAGCACAACAGCACCGTGCTCCCGGACGGCACGGTGCTCGTCACCGGCGGCCACAGCGGCCCCGGCACCGACAACCCCAACTTCCCCCGCCTGGAGACGGAGCTGTGGAACCCCGTCACCGAGCAGTGGTCGGTGCTGGCGCCCGCGTCGGCCTATCGCGGCTATCACTCCACCACCGTGCTGTTGCCGGACGGACGCGTGCTGTCCGCGGGCAGCCGCTACGTCAAGACGATGCAGGTCTTCTCCCCGCCGTATCTCTTCAATGGCCCGCGCCCCACCATCACCTCCGCGCCCGCGTCCATCGCCTATGGAGAGACCTTCCGCGTCAACACCCCCGAGGCGGCCAGCATCACCATGGCGTCCTGGGTTCGCCTGGGCTCCGTCACCCACGCCTTCGACGAGAACCAGCGATTCATGAAGCTGCGCTTCACCGCCAGCGGCGGGGGGCTCAACGTCGTCGCGCCGCCCAACCCGAACGTGGCGCCGCCTGGCCACTACATGCTGTTCCTGCTCAACGCGAAGAAGGTGCCGTCGGTCGCGAAGATCATCCGCATCGGCGGAGGAGGCACGACGCCGCCCCCGACGGACCCTCCTCCCAACCCCGGCTTCACCGCGGTGGCCTTCGGCTCCGAGTGGAAGTACGACGACCGCAACGTCGACCCGGGCTCCGCCTGGACGTCTTCGGGCTTCAGCGACGCGTCCTGGAAGAAGGGCCCGGCCCAGCTCGGCTATGGCGAGACGGACGAGGCGACGGTGCTGAAGAAGACGACGCCGGCGCAGCCCACCGTCTACTTCCGCCGCAAGTTCACCGTCCACGGCATGGTGGAGCAGGCCACGCTCCAGGTGATTCACGACGATGGCGTGGCGGTGTTCCTCAATGGCACCCAGGTGTTCTCCAAGTATGTCGGCTCTACCGCGCACTCGGCCTATGCCTCCGGCACAGCTTCCGACAACACCTTGAGCCAAACGACCGTCTCCGGCGCCCGCTTCGTGATGGGGGAGAACACGCTGGCCGTCATGGTGAAGCAGGCGAACGCCACCTCCAGTGACCTGTCCTTCGACCTTGAGCTGAAGGTGACCACCGACGGCATGCAGCACGATGCCCTCTTCATGGAGAGCCCCAACGGCGGCGAGACGCTGCGCCCGGGCAACGTCCAGATGCTCCAGTGGATGACCCACGGCGCGGGCGTCGACAACGTCCGGGTGGAGTTCTCGCCCGACGACGGGGCCAACTGGACCCTGGTCGACCAGGGTGTCCCCAACATCGACTTCTATGAGTGGACGGTGCCGAACACCGTGACGTCCAAGGGCGTGCTGCGAATCTCGGACGCCTCGCGTCCGGACATCGACGACCGCACGGACCTGCCCTTCACCATCTCCCGGACGCCCCAATTCCAGGCCATCGCCTTCGGCGAGTACTGGAAGTTCGATGACAGCAACGTGAACCCGGACATGCAGTGGACGTCGGTCAACTTCGACGACGACGCATGGCGCTCGGGCCCCGCGAAGCTCGGCTATGGGGACGGGGACGAGCACACCGTGCTCAACAAGACGACACCCCTCCAGCCGAGCGTCTACTTCCGCAAGAAGCTCACGCTCGGCGAGGCCATCCGCACCGCCAAGCTCCGCGTGCTGCATGACGACGGCGTGGCCATCTGGGTGAACGGGAAGCTCGTCTACTCGCGGTACGCCGACAACGGTCTCGGCCATGGCACCTTCGCCAGCCGCGTGTTGAAGGACGCCGTCATCAGCACGGCCAGGTTCGACGGCTCTGCCTTCGTCGTGGGGGAGAACATCATCGCGGTGATGGTGAAGCAGGCCAACGCGGAGTCGAGCGACGTGGCGTTCGACCTCGAACTGAACCTCGAAGCGAAGTAG
- a CDS encoding MFS transporter: MHASWKRNTALFLGSQALSLLGSSLVQYALLWQVTLQTRSSVMMTLYIVAGFLPTFILSPFAGVWADRYDRRKLIVLADAMIALVTLALAVVFTLRGTELWLFFLAAAIRSVGTAVQQPAVGALLPQLVPEDQLMRVNSIQGTLHSVNMLGAPALAGFLMSVAPLQVLFYIDVVTAALAIALVTLFVQVKPRPRAPEQEGASQLTEIQDGFRYIRGHAHLVPFFGYLGFIMVLITPAAFLTPLQTARSFGEEVWRLTAIEMVFSVGMMLGGAALAAWGGFSSRMRTMVTSNLIMGACTVALGVVPHFGVYLAAMGIFGVALPLYNTPAMVMLQERVEPAYLGRVFSVMTMLSTALMPMSMLFFGPLAEVVSIERLLQVTGVLVILLGLLTPLHRRLMSFGEPKSPPVQSQELAS; encoded by the coding sequence ATGCACGCTTCCTGGAAGCGCAACACAGCCCTTTTCCTGGGCAGCCAGGCCCTCTCTTTACTCGGCTCCTCCCTGGTGCAGTACGCGCTCCTGTGGCAGGTGACGCTGCAGACACGCTCGAGCGTCATGATGACGCTCTACATCGTGGCCGGCTTCCTGCCCACGTTCATCCTCTCGCCTTTCGCGGGCGTCTGGGCGGACCGGTACGACCGCCGCAAGCTCATCGTCCTCGCCGATGCGATGATTGCGCTGGTGACCCTGGCGCTGGCCGTGGTGTTCACCTTGCGCGGCACGGAGCTGTGGCTCTTCTTCCTGGCCGCGGCGATCCGCTCCGTGGGGACGGCCGTTCAACAGCCGGCGGTGGGCGCGCTGCTGCCGCAGTTGGTGCCCGAAGACCAGTTGATGCGGGTCAACAGCATCCAGGGCACCCTCCACTCGGTCAACATGTTGGGGGCGCCCGCGCTCGCCGGCTTCCTCATGTCCGTGGCCCCCCTGCAGGTGCTCTTCTACATCGACGTGGTGACAGCGGCCCTGGCCATCGCCCTGGTGACGCTCTTCGTCCAGGTCAAGCCGCGTCCCCGCGCGCCGGAGCAGGAGGGGGCCTCGCAGCTGACGGAGATCCAAGACGGCTTCCGCTACATCCGCGGCCACGCGCACCTGGTGCCGTTCTTCGGCTACCTGGGATTCATCATGGTCCTCATCACTCCGGCCGCATTCCTCACGCCGCTGCAGACGGCGCGAAGCTTCGGGGAAGAGGTGTGGAGGTTGACGGCCATCGAAATGGTCTTCTCGGTGGGCATGATGTTGGGGGGCGCCGCGCTCGCGGCGTGGGGCGGCTTCAGCAGCCGCATGCGGACGATGGTCACATCCAACCTCATCATGGGTGCGTGCACCGTGGCCCTCGGCGTGGTGCCTCACTTCGGGGTGTACCTGGCGGCCATGGGGATCTTCGGCGTGGCGCTACCGCTCTACAACACGCCCGCCATGGTGATGCTCCAGGAGCGCGTGGAGCCGGCCTACCTGGGCCGAGTCTTCAGCGTGATGACCATGCTCTCCACCGCGCTGATGCCGATGTCCATGCTGTTCTTCGGGCCCCTGGCAGAAGTGGTCTCCATCGAGCGGCTCCTGCAGGTCACCGGCGTGCTGGTGATCCTCCTCGGACTGCTCACGCCGCTACACCGTCGGCTGATGTCCTTCGGTGAGCCCAAGAGCCCCCCAGTTCAATCCCAGGAACTGGCCAGTTGA
- a CDS encoding ferritin-like domain-containing protein, translated as MYSAGLEHASVPAFSKLSLKLSALGAPSELLEDCHLAALDEIRHARRCFALASAYSGVGWTAGTIPELGQGSTQPAPMDSGDTWARLVRGSLLDGCLAEGMASLVAGEGARRASDPVVRETLSVISEDEGRHADLAWDVIAFALKRGGRNAKDALRQALLALESQQTPALPRIPGVDEDFLARNGVLPQVELGRLMAVCIERTRARAEALLAPSNLSMRHRPSDFQGAPASSSRDAVPMEAAPRY; from the coding sequence ATGTACTCAGCGGGCCTGGAGCATGCGTCCGTTCCCGCCTTCTCGAAGTTGTCGCTCAAGCTCTCCGCGTTGGGGGCGCCCTCGGAGCTCCTGGAGGACTGTCACCTGGCGGCGCTGGATGAGATTCGTCATGCCAGGCGGTGCTTCGCGCTCGCCAGCGCCTACTCGGGGGTAGGCTGGACGGCGGGAACGATTCCGGAGCTTGGACAGGGAAGTACGCAGCCTGCCCCGATGGATTCGGGAGATACCTGGGCCCGGCTGGTGCGCGGTTCGCTACTGGATGGATGTCTGGCCGAGGGGATGGCCTCCCTGGTCGCGGGCGAAGGCGCGAGGCGGGCCTCAGACCCTGTCGTGCGGGAGACCTTGTCGGTCATCTCCGAGGATGAGGGGCGGCACGCGGACCTGGCCTGGGACGTCATCGCTTTCGCCCTGAAGCGGGGCGGCCGGAATGCGAAGGACGCGTTGCGCCAGGCCCTCTTGGCGCTGGAGTCGCAGCAGACGCCCGCGCTCCCTCGCATCCCAGGCGTCGACGAGGACTTCCTCGCGCGAAACGGCGTCCTGCCTCAGGTGGAACTGGGGCGACTGATGGCGGTGTGCATCGAGCGGACGCGCGCCCGGGCGGAGGCGCTGCTGGCGCCGTCGAACCTCTCGATGCGGCACCGCCCCAGTGACTTCCAGGGGGCGCCCGCTTCGTCTTCGCGGGACGCGGTGCCCATGGAGGCCGCGCCGCGCTACTGA
- a CDS encoding PKD domain-containing protein produces MSKSNQSAPTLSRRSLLPTLAALALAVAAPDASAYSAIYGGGPFYSGGTAVMNDLRGSGFTTVILWSFHIEENGDLIYNDIPVVKNGAYMGDPAWPTRLATLKTAPTSVNRIEVSIGAWGVPDFERMIRLVNGTAPGCGTTIVCGTGSNSILYRNFQALKAATGADAVNFDDESAYDLAPTTTFSQMLIGMGYKITFAPYTQQTFWRNLRNNLGSAVDRIYLQVYAGGAGNNPASWNTAMGMTVAPGLWSRNGSGCASGDSPATVQTRMSNWKTSAGISGGFMWLYDDIQQCSAQGTSAQYAAAINTAVSGNTPPVANFGVTVSGLTATFSDASTDADGTIASRSWNFGDGSTSTATNPSRTYASAGNYNVTLTVTDNGGASHTKSQAVSVGSGYANLALNRPTTSSAPCNSTESAAKAVNGSVSGGTTDKFCSLTSPAWIQVDLGTAQTVSSFTLQHAGAGGESTAWNSRAFTIQTSSNGSTWSTPVTVSNNTGSTSTHAITATPARYIRLNVTTPTQNSDPATRIYEFEVR; encoded by the coding sequence ATGTCGAAATCGAATCAGTCCGCGCCGACCCTTTCTCGCCGCAGCCTGTTACCAACACTCGCCGCGCTCGCCCTGGCTGTCGCCGCGCCGGATGCCAGCGCGTACTCGGCGATCTACGGCGGCGGCCCGTTCTATTCCGGCGGGACCGCGGTGATGAACGACCTGCGCGGCTCGGGTTTCACCACGGTCATCCTGTGGAGCTTCCACATCGAGGAGAACGGTGACCTGATCTACAACGACATTCCAGTGGTCAAGAACGGCGCCTACATGGGCGACCCTGCCTGGCCGACCCGACTGGCCACACTGAAGACCGCGCCGACCTCGGTCAATCGCATCGAGGTGTCGATCGGTGCCTGGGGTGTTCCGGACTTCGAACGCATGATTCGACTGGTCAACGGCACCGCGCCCGGCTGCGGCACCACCATCGTCTGCGGGACCGGAAGCAACAGCATCCTGTACAGGAACTTCCAGGCGCTGAAGGCCGCCACCGGCGCCGACGCCGTGAACTTCGACGACGAAAGCGCCTATGACCTGGCCCCAACCACGACCTTCAGCCAGATGCTCATCGGGATGGGTTACAAGATCACCTTCGCACCGTACACGCAGCAGACGTTCTGGCGGAACCTCAGGAACAACCTCGGCAGCGCCGTCGATAGAATCTACCTGCAAGTGTACGCCGGCGGCGCCGGCAACAACCCAGCGAGTTGGAACACCGCCATGGGCATGACTGTCGCCCCCGGCTTGTGGTCCAGGAATGGCAGCGGCTGCGCGTCGGGCGACAGCCCGGCCACGGTGCAGACCCGGATGAGCAACTGGAAGACCAGCGCCGGCATCAGCGGCGGCTTCATGTGGTTGTACGACGACATCCAGCAGTGCAGCGCGCAGGGGACGAGCGCGCAGTATGCGGCGGCAATCAACACCGCCGTCAGCGGCAACACCCCGCCGGTGGCGAACTTCGGTGTCACCGTCAGCGGCCTCACCGCGACCTTCAGTGATGCGTCCACCGACGCGGACGGAACCATCGCCTCGCGCAGTTGGAATTTCGGCGACGGCAGCACCTCCACCGCGACCAACCCTTCACGCACCTATGCAAGCGCCGGCAACTACAACGTCACCCTGACCGTCACCGACAATGGCGGCGCCAGTCATACGAAGTCCCAGGCGGTGTCCGTCGGTTCGGGCTACGCCAATCTGGCGTTGAACAGGCCCACCACCAGTTCAGCCCCCTGCAACAGCACCGAATCGGCCGCCAAGGCGGTCAACGGCAGCGTCTCGGGCGGCACCACCGACAAGTTCTGCTCACTGACCTCGCCGGCGTGGATACAGGTCGACCTCGGTACGGCGCAGACAGTCAGCAGCTTCACGCTCCAGCACGCGGGGGCGGGCGGTGAATCGACGGCCTGGAACAGCAGGGCATTCACCATCCAGACGTCGAGCAACGGCTCCACTTGGAGCACGCCCGTCACGGTGAGCAACAACACTGGCAGCACTTCGACCCATGCAATCACGGCGACGCCGGCGCGTTACATCCGGCTCAACGTGACGACGCCGACTCAGAACAGCGACCCAGCGACGCGAATCTACGAGTTCGAAGTTCGCTGA
- a CDS encoding helix-turn-helix transcriptional regulator, which produces MERDFRPGGHDGFTEIVLEGWSGSAVSALEALRRMGSACNPAIRSLMERGSEPGTIVTAMRRELVEDWSWYGAPYVEHHLRPTGLDDSVYSSQWSGLPGVVRGIGIYRERGGRPFDAADRELLHLFHAECGAMFDPPGSSKVGTPSGWLAPRERQTLELLLQGLGDKQIAARLGISRFTVNQYTKTLYRRFGVQSRAALIAQVLARDEPDATTALPSRQVPPDGHPKLARSSDGQDPSRRS; this is translated from the coding sequence TTGGAGCGCGACTTCAGACCGGGAGGACATGACGGATTCACGGAGATCGTCCTGGAAGGGTGGAGCGGGAGCGCGGTGTCCGCGCTCGAGGCGCTCCGGAGGATGGGAAGTGCCTGCAACCCCGCCATACGCTCATTGATGGAGCGCGGCTCGGAGCCCGGCACCATCGTCACCGCGATGCGCCGGGAACTGGTGGAGGACTGGAGCTGGTATGGCGCCCCTTATGTCGAGCATCATCTGCGCCCCACGGGGCTCGATGACTCGGTGTATTCAAGCCAGTGGTCCGGGCTCCCGGGGGTGGTGCGGGGTATCGGAATCTACCGTGAGCGGGGCGGCCGCCCCTTCGACGCCGCGGACCGAGAGCTGCTGCATCTGTTCCACGCCGAGTGCGGAGCCATGTTCGACCCACCAGGGTCCTCGAAGGTGGGAACGCCGTCAGGCTGGCTGGCGCCTCGCGAACGACAAACGTTGGAGTTGCTGCTTCAGGGACTCGGAGACAAGCAGATCGCGGCTCGGCTCGGCATCAGTCGTTTCACCGTGAATCAGTACACGAAAACCCTCTACCGCCGCTTCGGAGTCCAGTCGCGGGCGGCGCTCATCGCACAGGTGCTCGCACGCGATGAGCCAGATGCCACGACTGCGCTCCCCTCACGGCAAGTCCCGCCAGATGGACACCCGAAGCTCGCACGTTCATCCGACGGGCAGGACCCGTCCAGGCGCTCTTGA
- a CDS encoding helix-turn-helix transcriptional regulator: MGLENHANNSHDSLTARAMMHTIYRPHAPLDKFVDFFWVSAGYVARAPRERVLPSGSQSLIVPLGALPLRVYSSDQTDEAAEIRGAIVTGARSSPLTIAAVAGPTAGIHFKPGGARVFFDVPCNEFAEQAISLDAIWGASAHSLRERIMEASSPRERFLLLEEHLLHRLRRPVEPAPALRAALAAFEEPDLTSVAEVNRRTGLSPKRLLALFREEVGLSPKTYWRVRRFRAALLDVEQGALRGAAVAAEHGYFDQAHFLREFRSLAGSSPREYLATRVEGTDHVAVSG, encoded by the coding sequence TTGGGCCTTGAGAATCATGCGAACAACTCGCATGATTCGCTCACAGCACGCGCCATGATGCACACGATCTATCGGCCCCACGCACCTCTCGACAAGTTCGTGGACTTCTTCTGGGTGTCCGCCGGCTACGTCGCACGGGCGCCACGAGAACGTGTGCTGCCGTCGGGCTCGCAGTCCCTTATCGTCCCTCTCGGCGCCCTCCCACTGCGCGTCTACTCCAGTGACCAGACAGACGAGGCCGCTGAAATCCGGGGCGCGATCGTCACCGGCGCGAGAAGCAGCCCGCTGACCATCGCGGCCGTGGCTGGCCCGACCGCCGGTATCCACTTCAAGCCCGGCGGCGCGCGCGTCTTCTTCGACGTGCCCTGCAACGAATTCGCGGAACAAGCCATTTCGCTGGATGCGATATGGGGCGCGTCGGCGCACTCACTGCGCGAACGGATAATGGAGGCATCCTCGCCGCGCGAGCGATTCCTGCTGCTGGAAGAACACCTCCTGCACCGACTGCGCCGGCCCGTCGAACCAGCGCCCGCGCTTCGTGCGGCGCTGGCCGCGTTCGAGGAACCCGACCTCACGTCGGTCGCTGAAGTCAATCGCCGCACGGGGCTCTCTCCCAAGCGCCTGTTGGCCCTGTTCCGCGAGGAAGTCGGCTTGAGTCCGAAGACGTACTGGCGCGTTCGACGGTTTCGAGCGGCGCTCCTCGACGTCGAACAGGGCGCCTTGCGTGGCGCCGCGGTGGCCGCCGAGCACGGGTACTTCGACCAGGCCCACTTCCTTCGCGAGTTCCGGTCGCTCGCCGGCTCAAGCCCCCGCGAGTACCTGGCAACGCGGGTCGAGGGCACCGACCACGTGGCGGTCTCCGGGTAA